One Drosophila willistoni isolate 14030-0811.24 chromosome 2R unlocalized genomic scaffold, UCI_dwil_1.1 Seg167, whole genome shotgun sequence DNA segment encodes these proteins:
- the LOC6642113 gene encoding transmembrane emp24 domain-containing protein 5, with product MFQIVRGIRLFLAFIIVIVIPMHYSLAEPYNKQLTIFAEPGRMECYHQPIAATELITIDYQVIHGGHGEAHINFMLMDPQRVVLVAEEKQDKSKHKLVANETGSYKLCFDNTISTFNRKIVTFLLEVVAANYEEQERINLRKEMLTDYQFDKAFTSIVDNIGKIQVHLMRARQNQDSIRAHEARDRNLAESNYAMVNNWSLFQFVAMIVVGMLQVFMLRSIFHTDGRFYEFWQRF from the coding sequence atgttccaAATCGTACGTGGTATACGTTTGTTCCTGGCgttcatcatcgtcatcgtcattcCGATGCACTACTCTCTGGCTGAGCCGTACAACAAACAGTTGACCATCTTTGCGGAGCCGGGACGCATGGAATGCTACCATCAGCCGATAGCTGCCACAGAGCTCATCACCATCGACTACCAGGTGATACATGGAGGCCATGGCGAGGCCCACATCAATTTCATGCTAATGGATCCCCAGCGAGTTGTCCTCGTTGCCGAGGAAAAGCAGGACAAGAGTAAACACAAACTGGTGGCCAACGAGACCGGCTCGTACAAGTTGTGTTTCGACAATACCATCTCTACGTTCAATCGCAAGATTGTCACCTTTCTGCTGGAAGTGGTGGCCGCCAACTATGAGGAACAGGAACGCATCAATTTGCGCAAAGAGATGTTAACCGATTATCAATTTGATAAAGCCTTCACCAGCATTGTGGATAATATTGGCAAAATACAAGTCCATTTAATGAGAGCACGCCAAAATCAAGACTCAATACGTGCCCATGAGGCAAGGGACAGAAATCTGGCTGAATCCAACTATGCCATGGTTAACAATTGGTCACTATTTCAATTCGTGGCCATGATTGTGGTGGGCATGTTGCAAGTATTTATGTTGCGAAGCATATTCCACACAGATGGAAGATTCTACGAGTTTTGGCAGAGATTCTAA